A genome region from Jeotgalibacillus aurantiacus includes the following:
- a CDS encoding trimeric intracellular cation channel family protein — translation MTWEVLSIIGTVAFAVSGAIIAMEEEYDILGVYILGIVTAFGGGAIRNLLIGVPVSALWEQGMFFQVALLSITAVFLFPHNLLKHWRKWGNFFDAMGLAAFAIQGALYAANMGHPMSAVIVAAVLTGSGGGIIRDLLAGRKPLVLRSEIYAAWAILAGAAVGFGIASEPWQLYCLFVLTTGLRVLSYIYKWRLPFKSLQTGNSTG, via the coding sequence TTGACCTGGGAGGTTTTAAGCATTATCGGTACGGTGGCATTTGCCGTATCAGGCGCTATTATTGCAATGGAAGAGGAATATGATATTTTAGGGGTTTATATATTGGGGATTGTGACGGCATTTGGCGGAGGAGCCATCCGGAACCTGCTGATCGGCGTGCCAGTATCAGCTCTCTGGGAACAGGGAATGTTTTTTCAGGTCGCACTGCTGTCCATCACCGCCGTTTTTTTATTTCCTCACAACTTACTCAAGCACTGGCGCAAATGGGGAAATTTCTTCGACGCCATGGGGCTTGCAGCCTTCGCGATACAGGGTGCACTGTACGCCGCCAACATGGGACACCCGATGAGCGCTGTCATTGTTGCCGCCGTGTTGACTGGAAGCGGAGGAGGGATCATCAGAGATCTTCTCGCAGGACGCAAACCGCTTGTACTCAGATCAGAAATTTATGCCGCCTGGGCGATTCTTGCCGGAGCAGCGGTAGGATTCGGCATCGCATCAGAGCCATGGCAGCTGTATTGCCTGTTCGTCCTCACTACCGGCCTGCGCGTTCTTTCTTATATATATAAATGGAGACTACCATTCAAGAGTCTTCAGACCGGGAACAGCACCGGATAA